In the Glycine max cultivar Williams 82 chromosome 19, Glycine_max_v4.0, whole genome shotgun sequence genome, caaacttccatttgtgtgtaataattttaggcaatttttccttaggatagtgagtgttttgttgggaaccttgaatgtggtcatccaaacactcttaggattcgcctagtttacatttcttgcttactttcatagcttatttcctttaccttccattgtcaaaccgcctagatggctttccttttaccaattagtttttttaccttatctttcacacctcttttagtgtttattttggctattttcaaccatagtttcttttaccttttgttttcaaacctccaacaagaaagaaccacaacttaggaaccaacatgagtcatcattcatctagtgttaatggcgagggtactagtcataaagaccctttatctagaatcttagatgagttgagttccctcaagttatggaaagaaaaacaagagagaaaagaaaaaggaaaaaaaagagtctatacttgtagcaccactcattgcttccatgacttaataaaattttacaaaaggtttgtcccatatttttctatacttgtagcaccactcattgagttggtgaggaaccatgttccttcatgggaagatgcccaggaaatgggttttcggaccttaccttacttcaacataccaaacactactaatacatatgtttttgttctttttacaggtgtcgagggaaggagcccagagtatgaagaaccttgggatttgaggtcaaatcctttccaaggtggaaggagtgatgcaatcctaccccgcaagggcattggatagaagactccaagtagattgtgtcagagatccaagggaaggccctagggttctcatgagccttagggtagattttgaacccatgggctaagtaggatcccgcttatctttgtaaatattagaataagtttttctttcattttggccttgtattttggccattctagtagtatagggttttagccttgtattttggggttttttgagtagtctttgtagtaaggactttttttgtattttcatgttttttggcataggggtgagcttagctattatagggggtgtgtagctaagctctagcttctcatctcaaggaggtgagcttagctattagagaggtgtgtgtagctaagctctagcttctttaggaatcttcttaagcaagcttctcaaggaggtgagcttagttatgagagggtgtgtgtagctaagctctagcttctcaaggaagttttctcaaagaagcttctcaagaaagttttctcaagaaagcttctcaaggaagctacctagtctataaatagaagcatgtgtaacacttgttgtaactttgatgaatgagagtcttgtgagacacaactcaaagttcaaattctctccctttttcttccgcACACATAAACTAAACCCTAGACACTAAACCCTAAGCACTACATATCTATAATTTCTAAAACCACCAATAACAAACAACCATATATATTAAACCCTAACATCTAAACTAACCCCTAACCTAAACCCTAATCACTAAACTAAACCCGAAGTTCAACCTTAACCACTAAAATAAACCCTACGAACTAAACTAAACCCTAGCCTCAACCCTAACCACTACATATCTACCATTTCTAAAACTCAATAACATACcaccatatatattaaaaccTAACAAGTAAACTAAACCATAACCTCAACcctaaccaataaaataaaccCTAACAACTAAACTAAGCCCAAAGCTCAACCCTAGGCACTAGaataaaccctaaccactacccTTACCCATACATATCTCCCATTTCTAAAACTCTCTATAACATACcaacatatatattaaaccctaaaccctaaactaaACCCAAAGCTCAACCCCTAGGCACTAGAATAAACCCTTACTACCAACCCTACCCCTTTACATATCTACCATTTTTAAAACTACCAACAACATACCACAACATATATTAAACCCTAAGCCCCACACCAAACCCTAATGTCACCCCTAAGCactaaactaaaccctaaccaccaACCCTAACTACATACCATCATAAATATTACACCCTAACAACTAATCTAAACCCTACGCTCAACCCTAGTCCCTAACATAAACCCTAACCTCTACCCTTAAGCCATATGCCCTAACCACATACAGTCAGCCCTAAGCCCTTAACTAAACCCTAGCCACTAACCCTAATAACTATTTTGATGCAAATATAttaaacatcaaaaacaaaaatgttacctaatatatactattaaactttaaaatttatttcataccaCCATGCaatcatacatatttttttattattaaaaaacaaaacatacctatttttaatacaaaacaaacaaatacaactaaatttataaaaaaaaaatcacaaaattaatcaaaaaaaaaattcaaatcttcATATGTGCGACTCATACgaaagaacttcttccgtatgAACGTTACAAAATCAGAAACACTTATgaaagaagttcttccgtatgagtttacggaagaacttcttccgtatgAGTCATACGAAAGAACTTATTCCATATGCCTCATGGAAGAAGTTCTTCTGTACATATAACTTCATCCGTATGAGACATACGGAAGAAGTTATActtacggaagaacttcttccgtattAACGTTACAACTTCAGAACTTCTTTCGCTCTCAAAATTCCAAACCTAAGTTCTCTAAGGTAAGTCCTCTACCCTAATGTTACAGGCCATTAACGGAGAGGAAGGTGAAACTAACCTCGACGGCgaagaagaaacaacaaaatGCAGCTCCAAACGGCCACGAACGAAGAAGATGAAGACTTGCGGAGGAGAGCGGAGGAGCGCGgcgaaaagaaaaatgaaacaagaaaCGCGAAAAAGTGAAATGCTGGGTGCACGCTTTtcgtttttaaatttaatcaaagGGCATTTTAGCCCATTCAAGTGAAATGCttggtgcaccagcaatattgctgggggcacctagcaacactccaAAAACTATGTCTATCTAGTATCTACCAAGCAGTGGGCGCCCCAAAACAGTGATACGGAATCACTGATAACTGATAAACATTGTTACCGTGATCATATCAATTCATCATCATCCGCATCATTCTCACCCATGGCTGCCTCATCCACAATCAAcaacttcttctctttcttcttacCCACAAAACCACCACCACCCTCTCCACCGCAGTTCAaccccaccaccaccaccaccactcctATGAACCCTTCTTCTCAGACCCACAAACCCTCCTCGCAGCCCCTAATTGCCCAATACAACCCTCCTCCTCCTTCCCCTTCTTcctgttcttcttcttctgaattGTCCTCTGTTATATGCCCCTCCATGGCGTACTCCAACACGCTCTTCTTCCAGTCGCCGTACAACGTGCAGGTGGTGGTGGCCGAGGACGAAACCGAGGAGAAGCTCCTGGGAAGGTTCCGCAGAGAGGTGACCAAGGCCGGCGTCGTTCAGGAGTGTAGGAGGAGACGCTACTTCGAGAACaaacatgaagagaaaaaacgCAAGTCGCGCGAGGCTGCCAGACGTAACCGCAAAAGGTTCTTTCTTTCGCTTTTTCTCTCAGTGATGGGTTGGTTTTTTTTGCATCTGACTTAGGGTGTGTTCGTTTGTGTAGAAAGAGAGGGGAAGTGAAGAGAAATGAACAATAAATGGCGTGTGACCCATACTTTTCCATCctactttaattcaaaactttcttgtcaatttactttcttttcatttttttcatctctaCCAGACCCTTGGGTTTTGTTGAGTGGAAATAGGAAAAGTAAATATAGGTTTAATGGTGTTCTTAGTCGCTAAGAAGTTGTTTCTTAAAGCTTAAGTTTTGGTTCTTtagatattttttgaaatatctaAGCTCTAGTTCTTGAAGCTATCAATGTAAGAATGAAGGAGTAGGAAATGTAAATAAATGGTTAATGGTGTTCTTAGTCGCTACTCACTAAGATGTTGTTTTTTGAAGCATAAGTTTTGGctctttagatttttttttgaaacaccTAAGCTCTAGTTCTTGAAGCTAGGCATTGTAAGAATTAAGAAGGGAGTaaggtttgagtatttttttttttaaaaatacatggaAGATAACTTGTGGTTTTAAAAGTCATGAAGGAAGAACTTTGACACCCATCACTGAACCTGTGCATCAACAGACATGGACATAAGTCAATTCTTGGGTGTACAGTTGCTTTCAATACTTGAAGGAAGAACTTTGACACCCATCATTGAACCCATGGATCAAATGACATGGACATTGCACTTGACTTTTGAGTCTTGGTTATACAGTTGCCTTCAATACTTTAAGGAAGAACTTTGACGCCCATCACTGGACCGGTGGGTCTACTGACATGGACATTGCACTTGACTTTTAAGTCTTGGGTATATAGTTGCCTTCAATACTTGAAGGAAGAACTTTGACGCCCGTATTAGTTCTACGAAACTGGAGTAGGATTGTTTATTGTGAAAGATGTCTTTAGTTTTGTACCAAAATGTCGAGAACTAACACATGTTTGGAATTATGGTGGAAAGATCTTCAACGTCCGTTCACTGAACCCCTTTGTTACTTTTGCCTTGAATGTTCAGAAGGGTGGCAATGGATTGTCAAATGTAGCTTAAAACTAAAGATAACCCAtttttcaaggactaaaaacacCATTAAAcccaagaataaataaataaattgtgttgTGATGTTTTGGGTGGATTACTTGATGTGTTGGGGCTTTGTATTATTATGAGAGCAGAGTTAGATTATTTTGTTGGGGGTGGCTAATGTTTTGAACTGTGGTTTTTAATTGCAATTATGTCTACTATTCTACCATGTTAACATTTTGGAGGTGTTTGTAACTGTGTTGCTGTTGCTGTTACTGATGTATTTGCTTTCGCTAGCGGTTTTACATGATATCAGGATTTTGAAAGTCTCTGTGAACTATGACTGCAAGTGCAGTTTTAAAGCTTTGGGATGGTCAAAGAGAAGAGCAccgttaattaaaaataattgatttccaCCCGGATGGATTGTGAGAGTGGATATTTTGTGTGAGGGTTGTGTAATTTGTCTTGTGAAGAGAGGGATAAACACAAAGACCATAAACTGGTGTGGCCTACTAAttgtctttgttccttttttgaTGGAAACTTGTAGAGTTGGTGATTCATGCTGGATTGATTTTGACGGTGGTTCTTTCATGTGAGGTTTGTCTTAATTTGTGTAATTTGTGGGTTTTCAAGTGAGGAGAGGGATAAATGCAATGGTTGGGTCTGTTAAGATTTGTTTGAAGGTATGGGACTTGAGTACTACATTGGAAGAATGGGGTTTTAGTGTGAGGTATATGTGACCAGAGTTAACTATAACAGTTAGC is a window encoding:
- the LOC100790222 gene encoding 30S ribosomal protein S21, chloroplastic isoform X5 produces the protein MAASSTINNFFSFFLPTKPPPPSPPQFNPTTTTTTPMNPSSQTHKPSSQPLIAQYNPPPPSPSSCSSSSELSSVICPSMAYSNTLFFQSPYNVQVVVAEDETEEKLLGRFRREVTKAGVVQECRRRRYFENKHEEKKRKSREAARRNRKRKRGEVKRNEQ
- the LOC100790222 gene encoding 30S ribosomal protein S21, chloroplastic isoform X2, producing MAASSTINNFFSFFLPTKPPPPSPPQFNPTTTTTTPMNPSSQTHKPSSQPLIAQYNPPPPSPSSCSSSSELSSVICPSMAYSNTLFFQSPYNVQVVVAEDETEEKLLGRFRREVTKAGVVQECRRRRYFENKHEEKKRKSREAARRNRKRVGDSCWIDFDGGSFIMELLPDALQDFIV
- the LOC100790222 gene encoding 30S ribosomal protein S21, chloroplastic isoform X4, with translation MAASSTINNFFSFFLPTKPPPPSPPQFNPTTTTTTPMNPSSQTHKPSSQPLIAQYNPPPPSPSSCSSSSELSSVICPSMAYSNTLFFQSPYNVQVVVAEDETEEKLLGRFRREVTKAGVVQECRRRRYFENKHEEKKRKSREAARRNRKRMELLPDALQDFIV
- the LOC100790222 gene encoding 30S ribosomal protein S21, chloroplastic isoform X1 gives rise to the protein MAASSTINNFFSFFLPTKPPPPSPPQFNPTTTTTTPMNPSSQTHKPSSQPLIAQYNPPPPSPSSCSSSSELSSVICPSMAYSNTLFFQSPYNVQVVVAEDETEEKLLGRFRREVTKAGVVQECRRRRYFENKHEEKKRKSREAARRNRKRLPMSKTVGQKKQDVPATKREDDEDNWDLPEGDTLY
- the LOC100790222 gene encoding 30S ribosomal protein S21, chloroplastic isoform X3; this translates as MAASSTINNFFSFFLPTKPPPPSPPQFNPTTTTTTPMNPSSQTHKPSSQPLIAQYNPPPPSPSSCSSSSELSSVICPSMAYSNTLFFQSPYNVQVVVAEDETEEKLLGRFRREVTKAGVVQECRRRRYFENKHEEKKRKSREAARRNRKRVGDSCWIDFDGGSFM